In Miscanthus floridulus cultivar M001 chromosome 19, ASM1932011v1, whole genome shotgun sequence, the DNA window CGCGGACATCATCAACGGCACGTCCACCAtgggcggcggcgccggcaccTCGTCGTCGCACGTCCACGGCCGGAACCTCTTCACCTACTTCCCGGGTTCCCCGGCGTGGCCGCGCTCCAAGAAGAGCCTCACGTACGCCATCACGCAGACCTCCCTGACGTCCATCGACCGGGCGACGCTGAGCCAGGTGTTCGCGCGCGCGTTCGCGCGGTGGTCCGCGGCCACGACGCTCAACTTCACGGAGACCGCGTCGCCGAAGGATGCCGACATCACTATCGGCTTCTACGCGGGGGAccacggcgacggcgaggcgTTCGACGGGCCCCTGGGCACGCTGGCGCACGCCTTCTCCCCGACGGACGGGCGGTTCCACCTGGACGCCGCCGAGGCGTGGGTCGCCACCGGCGACGTGTCGCGCGCGTCCTCGGACGTGGCCGTGGACCTCCAGTCCGTGGCGGTGCACGAGATCGGGCACCTCCTCGGCCTCGGCCACTCGGCGGAGCCCAACGCCATCATGTACCCGACCATCACCTCGCGCACCAGGAAGGTGGACCTGGCCGAGGACGACGTCGCGGGCATCCAGAACCTGTACGGGGGCAACCCCAACTTCAAGGGCGTCGCGCCGCCGGCCACCAGCAGCCGGGACATGGACAGCGCCGCCAGCGCAAGCTCCCGACCGTGGACCGCGTTGGTCGGCGCCGTAGCCGTGGCCGCTGGGCTCGTGGTAGCGTGGATAGTGATCGGCAGTTTTTAGGCTGACCTTTTtactctgttttttttttacttttaccTTAGCTGATTTAAATTCTTGCGTGTAGATCGATCAGTAGATACATTTTTAATTTATATACTTGTTATACATACAGACACATAGAATCTAATCCTATTGCGTAAAAAATGATGTGTGAGGTGGCACTATCGTTgatgaatgatgactgagttttGGGGTTGGTGACATCGAGATTGGCGCAGAAGGCAGAACGCGTCCGCGTGAGACAACTCGTCGTCCATTTGCCGTCCGTGTTTCTTGTGCGATTCGAATTATGGTTGGTGAGTGTCCACCGATGTCCCGTGCGGTCATGTCTCATGCCATTCAGATGCCGAGCCTCTCACCCGACGCGCACGCTGCTGCGGATACGGACCCACAGTCTTCCCCctccttgatcatcttcttcctccgtgCAGCCCCTGCCTCCGTCCACCTCGACCACCGCCCAGCCCACCGGTGACCTTTTCGCTCGCTGTGCCATCCCCGTTGAACCATCCCGTCCTTTCCTAATCCTAATCAGTGAATTCGTCCGGTTACTCCTCGCCCTCGCCACGGGCACCGCCCATCCGATTGTCTACCACCACCCGCTCGgcggcaccaccgccgcctcACTTGTCGCCCCTCAACCCGCCACCACCGTCAGACCCTTCTCTTTCTAAGCCTGCTGGCCATGGAGGGCTTCCTGAAAACCCTAACCACCACCGCCTCAGCCTCCGGCGACCTCGTTGCCGGCTGTCCCACCCACCACCCGCCCCTTTTGCATTTGGATTCGCTGCCATCCTCGCGCGTGCGGCATTTGGGGTAGTGACGCACACACGCCAAATAAGAATTTGGTGCAGACGCAGGTCTTTAGAGGCACCACATCATTCACAATCAGCAACGGCCGATGCACTACTCTTTTTCTCCCCCTAGAGCCAGGATTGGAGGacatctgatttttttttttgagaaggaTTGGAAGATATCTGATGACAGGCAGGATTATTTATCTAATAAAATTATTTAAATACGCAGCTCAGAGCAGGGCCCGCCCTGGACCCCCAATTTGATGGGCCCCGCCCCAGATATACAaacactagtttttttttttttttttgagcagatACACACTAGGTATAGTAAAGTAGTATTAGGCCTCCTCAAGTTGCCGTGAGTCCACCACCGGCGAACGATTAGCGAGTTCTCCTCGATCTGCCGGCCGGTGTATATACATTCCCGGTTCTGGATCATCACGCCTCACCTGCACCCAACAAATTTTCCGTCCAAAGTCATCCGCCAAGATGCTAGACATCAATCTATTGCGCACGGGAGAGAACAAATGCGACGGCAAGCCGGATCTTGTCCGCCTGTCTCAGCTGAATCGTTTTGCCTCTGTCGAGCTAGTT includes these proteins:
- the LOC136525875 gene encoding metalloendoproteinase 2-MMP-like gives rise to the protein MASITTSPLLLVAAMAVAMLVVAPVSSADLPSGFASIASKIPNPWSAFQNLTGCHFGEQQRGLAKVKDYLSHFGYLPESSGFNDIFDADLEEAIKVYQRNFGLDVTGTMDASTVAQMMAPRCGVADIINGTSTMGGGAGTSSSHVHGRNLFTYFPGSPAWPRSKKSLTYAITQTSLTSIDRATLSQVFARAFARWSAATTLNFTETASPKDADITIGFYAGDHGDGEAFDGPLGTLAHAFSPTDGRFHLDAAEAWVATGDVSRASSDVAVDLQSVAVHEIGHLLGLGHSAEPNAIMYPTITSRTRKVDLAEDDVAGIQNLYGGNPNFKGVAPPATSSRDMDSAASASSRPWTALVGAVAVAAGLVVAWIVIGSF